In Fundulus heteroclitus isolate FHET01 chromosome 16, MU-UCD_Fhet_4.1, whole genome shotgun sequence, a single genomic region encodes these proteins:
- the LOC105940381 gene encoding cytochrome c oxidase assembly factor 3 homolog, mitochondrial encodes MAEEGSRGATKAAPTAAEVQLQRRRQELEYLKKNAARIRSRNLLTGLGIGAVVVGIFSYTILSVKQERIVEELDEEARIHIIRGPRTGANS; translated from the exons ATGGCGGAGGAAGGGTCGCGCGGAGCGACCAAAGCAGCCCCAACAGCAGCTGAGGTGCAGCTTCAGCGCCGCAGGCAGGAATTGGAATACCTAAAAAAGAACGCAGCGCGGATCCGGAGCCGGAACCTGCTCACCGGCCTGGGGATCGGAGCCGTCGTTGTCGGCATCT TCAGCTACACCATCCTGTCGGTCAAACAGGAGAGGATCGTGGAGGAGCTGGATGAAGAAGCGAGGATTCACATCATCAGAGGACCACGGACTGGGGCCAACTCCTGA